Proteins encoded together in one Xenopus laevis strain J_2021 chromosome 6L, Xenopus_laevis_v10.1, whole genome shotgun sequence window:
- the LOC108704623 gene encoding gastrula zinc finger protein XlCGF57.1-like isoform X1: MEMRKYKTEEKWDPMESSALTDGGSPEMETRRLEGKWENEEPDTEDPLDTIKREMDPDSLEGSPETEPMWLEVKVKNEESDTEDPVTTIKIEMDSDSLEGSPEMETRRLEGKWENEEPDTEDPLDTIKREMDPDSLEGSPEMETRRLEGKWENEEPDTEDPLDTIKREMDPDSLEGSPEMEPMWLEVKVKSEESDTEHPVTTIKIEMDSDSLEGYCSTDTELKEEESENLAASGLSYTQDNEPSHPKNQMLIHQTVYPDSSKNLHTDCGEHIQNDSFASVKKVCKEKKSEDSSRPKFKRERKTYTCRECGKEFPLKNSLLRHYRTHTGEKPFSCTECGKEFSDKGILVRHLRTHTGEKPYSCTECGNVFSNQNHLRAHQRIHTGEKPYSCTECDKQFTQKITLSRHMRTHSGEKCFPCTECGKRFSYRSGLSLHQKIHTGEKLFPCTYCGKEFSQKGSRDSHQRIHTGEKPFSCTECGKSFSTKRYLCIHQKTHTGEKYASCAECGKEFARKGYLVLHQRIHTGEKLFSCTYCGKEFSQKTYLSLHERTHTGEKPYTCRVCGRGFAQKSPLVSHEKTHIGEKHFVPTEEHLEIHKGEKMLSSTECAEEFFLENHLSSHHEIQRNSD, from the exons GTTCTCCAGAGACGGAACCAATGTGGTTGGAAGTGAAAGTGAAGAATGAAGAGTCAGACACTGAAGATCCTGTGACCACAATAAAGATAGAGATGGATTCTGATTCTTTAGAGG GTTCTCCAGAGATGGAAACAAGGAGGTTAGAGGGGAAATGGGAGAATGAAGAGCCGGACACTGAGGATcctctggacacaataaagaggGAAATGGATCCTGATTCTTTAGAGG GTTCTCCAGAGATGGAAACAAGGAGGTTAGAGGGGAAATGGGAGAATGAAGAGCCGGACACTGAGGATcctctggacacaataaagaggGAAATGGATCCTGATTCTTTAGAGG GTTCTCCAGAGATGGAACCAATGTGGTTGGAAGTGAAAGTGAAGAGTGAAGAGTCAGACACTGAACATCCTGTGACCACAATAAAGATAGAGATGGATTCTGATTCTTTAGAGG GTTACTGCTCAACAGACACAGAGTTAAAAGAAGAGGAAAGTGAAAATCTGGCAGCCAGTGGTCTCTCCTATACACAGGACAATGAGCCATCACACCCAAAGAACCAGATG CTGATCCACCAGACTGTTTACCCTGATTCATCAAAGAATTTACACACAGACTGTGGAGAACATATTCAAAATGATAGTTTTGCCTCAGTCAAGAAAGTCTGTAAAGAGAAGAAGTCTGAAGATTCCTCACGTCCAAAATTTAAAAGAGAGAGGAAGACTTACACTTGTAGAGAATGCGGCAAAGAATTCCCTCTAAAAAACTCACTTCTCCGACACTATagaacccacacaggagagaaacctttctcttgtacagaatgtgggaaagaattctctGATAAAGGCATCCTTGTGAGGCACCTTagaacccacacaggagagaaaccttactCTTGTACAGAATGCGGGAACGTATTCTCTAATCAAAACCACCTTCGCGCACACcagagaatccacacaggagagaaaccttactcttgtacagaatgtgatAAGCAATTTACCCAAAAAATCACTCTTTCCAGACACATGAGAACCCACTCAGGGGAGAAATGTTTcccttgtacagaatgtgggaagcGTTTTTCTTACAGAAGTGGCCTTTCCTTACACCAGAaaatccacacaggggagaaactgTTCCCTTGTACCTATTGTGGAAAGGAATTTTCTCAAAAAGGCTCCCGTGACTCACACcagagaatccacacaggagagaaacctttctcttgtacagaatgtgggaagagCTTCTCTACTAAAAGATACCTTTGCATACACCAGAAaacccacacaggggagaaataTGCCTCGTGtgcagaatgtgggaaagaatttgCACGGAAAGGTTACCTTGTCTTACACCAGAgaatccacacaggggagaaacttTTCTCTTGCACATATTGTGGAAAGGAATTTTCTCAAAAGACTTACCTTTCCTTACACGAGAgaacccacacaggggagaaaccttacaCTTGTAGAGTATGTGGTAGAGGATTCGCTCAAAAAAGCCCCCTTGTCTCACATGAGAAAACCCACATAGGGGAGAAACATTTCGTACCTACTGAAGAGCATTTGGAAATCCACAAAGGCGAAAAAATGTTAAGTTCTACAGAATGTGCGGAAGAATTCTTTCTAGAGAACCATCTTTCCTCACACCACGAAATCCAAAGAAATAGTGACTGA
- the LOC108704623 gene encoding gastrula zinc finger protein XlCGF57.1-like isoform X3, which translates to METRRLEGKWENEEPDTEDPLDTIKREMDPDSLEGSPETEPMWLEVKVKNEESDTEDPVTTIKIEMDSDSLEGSPEMETRRLEGKWENEEPDTEDPLDTIKREMDPDSLEGSPEMETRRLEGKWENEEPDTEDPLDTIKREMDPDSLEGSPEMEPMWLEVKVKSEESDTEHPVTTIKIEMDSDSLEGYCSTDTELKEEESENLAASGLSYTQDNEPSHPKNQMLIHQTVYPDSSKNLHTDCGEHIQNDSFASVKKVCKEKKSEDSSRPKFKRERKTYTCRECGKEFPLKNSLLRHYRTHTGEKPFSCTECGKEFSDKGILVRHLRTHTGEKPYSCTECGNVFSNQNHLRAHQRIHTGEKPYSCTECDKQFTQKITLSRHMRTHSGEKCFPCTECGKRFSYRSGLSLHQKIHTGEKLFPCTYCGKEFSQKGSRDSHQRIHTGEKPFSCTECGKSFSTKRYLCIHQKTHTGEKYASCAECGKEFARKGYLVLHQRIHTGEKLFSCTYCGKEFSQKTYLSLHERTHTGEKPYTCRVCGRGFAQKSPLVSHEKTHIGEKHFVPTEEHLEIHKGEKMLSSTECAEEFFLENHLSSHHEIQRNSD; encoded by the exons GTTCTCCAGAGACGGAACCAATGTGGTTGGAAGTGAAAGTGAAGAATGAAGAGTCAGACACTGAAGATCCTGTGACCACAATAAAGATAGAGATGGATTCTGATTCTTTAGAGG GTTCTCCAGAGATGGAAACAAGGAGGTTAGAGGGGAAATGGGAGAATGAAGAGCCGGACACTGAGGATcctctggacacaataaagaggGAAATGGATCCTGATTCTTTAGAGG GTTCTCCAGAGATGGAAACAAGGAGGTTAGAGGGGAAATGGGAGAATGAAGAGCCGGACACTGAGGATcctctggacacaataaagaggGAAATGGATCCTGATTCTTTAGAGG GTTCTCCAGAGATGGAACCAATGTGGTTGGAAGTGAAAGTGAAGAGTGAAGAGTCAGACACTGAACATCCTGTGACCACAATAAAGATAGAGATGGATTCTGATTCTTTAGAGG GTTACTGCTCAACAGACACAGAGTTAAAAGAAGAGGAAAGTGAAAATCTGGCAGCCAGTGGTCTCTCCTATACACAGGACAATGAGCCATCACACCCAAAGAACCAGATG CTGATCCACCAGACTGTTTACCCTGATTCATCAAAGAATTTACACACAGACTGTGGAGAACATATTCAAAATGATAGTTTTGCCTCAGTCAAGAAAGTCTGTAAAGAGAAGAAGTCTGAAGATTCCTCACGTCCAAAATTTAAAAGAGAGAGGAAGACTTACACTTGTAGAGAATGCGGCAAAGAATTCCCTCTAAAAAACTCACTTCTCCGACACTATagaacccacacaggagagaaacctttctcttgtacagaatgtgggaaagaattctctGATAAAGGCATCCTTGTGAGGCACCTTagaacccacacaggagagaaaccttactCTTGTACAGAATGCGGGAACGTATTCTCTAATCAAAACCACCTTCGCGCACACcagagaatccacacaggagagaaaccttactcttgtacagaatgtgatAAGCAATTTACCCAAAAAATCACTCTTTCCAGACACATGAGAACCCACTCAGGGGAGAAATGTTTcccttgtacagaatgtgggaagcGTTTTTCTTACAGAAGTGGCCTTTCCTTACACCAGAaaatccacacaggggagaaactgTTCCCTTGTACCTATTGTGGAAAGGAATTTTCTCAAAAAGGCTCCCGTGACTCACACcagagaatccacacaggagagaaacctttctcttgtacagaatgtgggaagagCTTCTCTACTAAAAGATACCTTTGCATACACCAGAAaacccacacaggggagaaataTGCCTCGTGtgcagaatgtgggaaagaatttgCACGGAAAGGTTACCTTGTCTTACACCAGAgaatccacacaggggagaaacttTTCTCTTGCACATATTGTGGAAAGGAATTTTCTCAAAAGACTTACCTTTCCTTACACGAGAgaacccacacaggggagaaaccttacaCTTGTAGAGTATGTGGTAGAGGATTCGCTCAAAAAAGCCCCCTTGTCTCACATGAGAAAACCCACATAGGGGAGAAACATTTCGTACCTACTGAAGAGCATTTGGAAATCCACAAAGGCGAAAAAATGTTAAGTTCTACAGAATGTGCGGAAGAATTCTTTCTAGAGAACCATCTTTCCTCACACCACGAAATCCAAAGAAATAGTGACTGA
- the LOC108704623 gene encoding gastrula zinc finger protein XlCGF57.1-like isoform X6, with amino-acid sequence MFPCALPLNWTYESCSHELPDTPKSEGSPEMETRRLEGKWENEEPDTEDPLDTIKREMDPDSLEGSPEMETRRLEGKWENEEPDTEDPLDTIKREMDPDSLEGSPEMEPMWLEVKVKSEESDTEHPVTTIKIEMDSDSLEGYCSTDTELKEEESENLAASGLSYTQDNEPSHPKNQMLIHQTVYPDSSKNLHTDCGEHIQNDSFASVKKVCKEKKSEDSSRPKFKRERKTYTCRECGKEFPLKNSLLRHYRTHTGEKPFSCTECGKEFSDKGILVRHLRTHTGEKPYSCTECGNVFSNQNHLRAHQRIHTGEKPYSCTECDKQFTQKITLSRHMRTHSGEKCFPCTECGKRFSYRSGLSLHQKIHTGEKLFPCTYCGKEFSQKGSRDSHQRIHTGEKPFSCTECGKSFSTKRYLCIHQKTHTGEKYASCAECGKEFARKGYLVLHQRIHTGEKLFSCTYCGKEFSQKTYLSLHERTHTGEKPYTCRVCGRGFAQKSPLVSHEKTHIGEKHFVPTEEHLEIHKGEKMLSSTECAEEFFLENHLSSHHEIQRNSD; translated from the exons ATGTTTCCTTGTGCTCTGCCACTAAATTGGACATATGAGAGCTGTTCCCATGAACTCCCTGACACACCAAAGTCAGAAG GTTCTCCAGAGATGGAAACAAGGAGGTTAGAGGGGAAATGGGAGAATGAAGAGCCGGACACTGAGGATcctctggacacaataaagaggGAAATGGATCCTGATTCTTTAGAGG GTTCTCCAGAGATGGAAACAAGGAGGTTAGAGGGGAAATGGGAGAATGAAGAGCCGGACACTGAGGATcctctggacacaataaagaggGAAATGGATCCTGATTCTTTAGAGG GTTCTCCAGAGATGGAACCAATGTGGTTGGAAGTGAAAGTGAAGAGTGAAGAGTCAGACACTGAACATCCTGTGACCACAATAAAGATAGAGATGGATTCTGATTCTTTAGAGG GTTACTGCTCAACAGACACAGAGTTAAAAGAAGAGGAAAGTGAAAATCTGGCAGCCAGTGGTCTCTCCTATACACAGGACAATGAGCCATCACACCCAAAGAACCAGATG CTGATCCACCAGACTGTTTACCCTGATTCATCAAAGAATTTACACACAGACTGTGGAGAACATATTCAAAATGATAGTTTTGCCTCAGTCAAGAAAGTCTGTAAAGAGAAGAAGTCTGAAGATTCCTCACGTCCAAAATTTAAAAGAGAGAGGAAGACTTACACTTGTAGAGAATGCGGCAAAGAATTCCCTCTAAAAAACTCACTTCTCCGACACTATagaacccacacaggagagaaacctttctcttgtacagaatgtgggaaagaattctctGATAAAGGCATCCTTGTGAGGCACCTTagaacccacacaggagagaaaccttactCTTGTACAGAATGCGGGAACGTATTCTCTAATCAAAACCACCTTCGCGCACACcagagaatccacacaggagagaaaccttactcttgtacagaatgtgatAAGCAATTTACCCAAAAAATCACTCTTTCCAGACACATGAGAACCCACTCAGGGGAGAAATGTTTcccttgtacagaatgtgggaagcGTTTTTCTTACAGAAGTGGCCTTTCCTTACACCAGAaaatccacacaggggagaaactgTTCCCTTGTACCTATTGTGGAAAGGAATTTTCTCAAAAAGGCTCCCGTGACTCACACcagagaatccacacaggagagaaacctttctcttgtacagaatgtgggaagagCTTCTCTACTAAAAGATACCTTTGCATACACCAGAAaacccacacaggggagaaataTGCCTCGTGtgcagaatgtgggaaagaatttgCACGGAAAGGTTACCTTGTCTTACACCAGAgaatccacacaggggagaaacttTTCTCTTGCACATATTGTGGAAAGGAATTTTCTCAAAAGACTTACCTTTCCTTACACGAGAgaacccacacaggggagaaaccttacaCTTGTAGAGTATGTGGTAGAGGATTCGCTCAAAAAAGCCCCCTTGTCTCACATGAGAAAACCCACATAGGGGAGAAACATTTCGTACCTACTGAAGAGCATTTGGAAATCCACAAAGGCGAAAAAATGTTAAGTTCTACAGAATGTGCGGAAGAATTCTTTCTAGAGAACCATCTTTCCTCACACCACGAAATCCAAAGAAATAGTGACTGA
- the LOC108704623 gene encoding gastrula zinc finger protein XlCGF57.1-like isoform X2, with product MIAVVQSRQTIISEVHGDHSARGGSPEMETRRLEGKWENEEPDTEDPLDTIKREMDPDSLEGSPETEPMWLEVKVKNEESDTEDPVTTIKIEMDSDSLEGSPEMETRRLEGKWENEEPDTEDPLDTIKREMDPDSLEGSPEMETRRLEGKWENEEPDTEDPLDTIKREMDPDSLEGSPEMEPMWLEVKVKSEESDTEHPVTTIKIEMDSDSLEGYCSTDTELKEEESENLAASGLSYTQDNEPSHPKNQMLIHQTVYPDSSKNLHTDCGEHIQNDSFASVKKVCKEKKSEDSSRPKFKRERKTYTCRECGKEFPLKNSLLRHYRTHTGEKPFSCTECGKEFSDKGILVRHLRTHTGEKPYSCTECGNVFSNQNHLRAHQRIHTGEKPYSCTECDKQFTQKITLSRHMRTHSGEKCFPCTECGKRFSYRSGLSLHQKIHTGEKLFPCTYCGKEFSQKGSRDSHQRIHTGEKPFSCTECGKSFSTKRYLCIHQKTHTGEKYASCAECGKEFARKGYLVLHQRIHTGEKLFSCTYCGKEFSQKTYLSLHERTHTGEKPYTCRVCGRGFAQKSPLVSHEKTHIGEKHFVPTEEHLEIHKGEKMLSSTECAEEFFLENHLSSHHEIQRNSD from the exons GTTCTCCAGAGACGGAACCAATGTGGTTGGAAGTGAAAGTGAAGAATGAAGAGTCAGACACTGAAGATCCTGTGACCACAATAAAGATAGAGATGGATTCTGATTCTTTAGAGG GTTCTCCAGAGATGGAAACAAGGAGGTTAGAGGGGAAATGGGAGAATGAAGAGCCGGACACTGAGGATcctctggacacaataaagaggGAAATGGATCCTGATTCTTTAGAGG GTTCTCCAGAGATGGAAACAAGGAGGTTAGAGGGGAAATGGGAGAATGAAGAGCCGGACACTGAGGATcctctggacacaataaagaggGAAATGGATCCTGATTCTTTAGAGG GTTCTCCAGAGATGGAACCAATGTGGTTGGAAGTGAAAGTGAAGAGTGAAGAGTCAGACACTGAACATCCTGTGACCACAATAAAGATAGAGATGGATTCTGATTCTTTAGAGG GTTACTGCTCAACAGACACAGAGTTAAAAGAAGAGGAAAGTGAAAATCTGGCAGCCAGTGGTCTCTCCTATACACAGGACAATGAGCCATCACACCCAAAGAACCAGATG CTGATCCACCAGACTGTTTACCCTGATTCATCAAAGAATTTACACACAGACTGTGGAGAACATATTCAAAATGATAGTTTTGCCTCAGTCAAGAAAGTCTGTAAAGAGAAGAAGTCTGAAGATTCCTCACGTCCAAAATTTAAAAGAGAGAGGAAGACTTACACTTGTAGAGAATGCGGCAAAGAATTCCCTCTAAAAAACTCACTTCTCCGACACTATagaacccacacaggagagaaacctttctcttgtacagaatgtgggaaagaattctctGATAAAGGCATCCTTGTGAGGCACCTTagaacccacacaggagagaaaccttactCTTGTACAGAATGCGGGAACGTATTCTCTAATCAAAACCACCTTCGCGCACACcagagaatccacacaggagagaaaccttactcttgtacagaatgtgatAAGCAATTTACCCAAAAAATCACTCTTTCCAGACACATGAGAACCCACTCAGGGGAGAAATGTTTcccttgtacagaatgtgggaagcGTTTTTCTTACAGAAGTGGCCTTTCCTTACACCAGAaaatccacacaggggagaaactgTTCCCTTGTACCTATTGTGGAAAGGAATTTTCTCAAAAAGGCTCCCGTGACTCACACcagagaatccacacaggagagaaacctttctcttgtacagaatgtgggaagagCTTCTCTACTAAAAGATACCTTTGCATACACCAGAAaacccacacaggggagaaataTGCCTCGTGtgcagaatgtgggaaagaatttgCACGGAAAGGTTACCTTGTCTTACACCAGAgaatccacacaggggagaaacttTTCTCTTGCACATATTGTGGAAAGGAATTTTCTCAAAAGACTTACCTTTCCTTACACGAGAgaacccacacaggggagaaaccttacaCTTGTAGAGTATGTGGTAGAGGATTCGCTCAAAAAAGCCCCCTTGTCTCACATGAGAAAACCCACATAGGGGAGAAACATTTCGTACCTACTGAAGAGCATTTGGAAATCCACAAAGGCGAAAAAATGTTAAGTTCTACAGAATGTGCGGAAGAATTCTTTCTAGAGAACCATCTTTCCTCACACCACGAAATCCAAAGAAATAGTGACTGA
- the LOC108704623 gene encoding zinc finger protein OZF isoform X7, which yields METRRLEGKWENEEPDTEDPLDTIKREMDPDSLEGSPEMETRRLEGKWENEEPDTEDPLDTIKREMDPDSLEGSPEMEPMWLEVKVKSEESDTEHPVTTIKIEMDSDSLEGYCSTDTELKEEESENLAASGLSYTQDNEPSHPKNQMLIHQTVYPDSSKNLHTDCGEHIQNDSFASVKKVCKEKKSEDSSRPKFKRERKTYTCRECGKEFPLKNSLLRHYRTHTGEKPFSCTECGKEFSDKGILVRHLRTHTGEKPYSCTECGNVFSNQNHLRAHQRIHTGEKPYSCTECDKQFTQKITLSRHMRTHSGEKCFPCTECGKRFSYRSGLSLHQKIHTGEKLFPCTYCGKEFSQKGSRDSHQRIHTGEKPFSCTECGKSFSTKRYLCIHQKTHTGEKYASCAECGKEFARKGYLVLHQRIHTGEKLFSCTYCGKEFSQKTYLSLHERTHTGEKPYTCRVCGRGFAQKSPLVSHEKTHIGEKHFVPTEEHLEIHKGEKMLSSTECAEEFFLENHLSSHHEIQRNSD from the exons ATGGAAACAAGGAGGTTAGAGGGGAAATGGGAGAATGAAGAGCCGGACACTGAGGATcctctggacacaataaagaggGAAATGGATCCTGATTCTTTAGAGG GTTCTCCAGAGATGGAAACAAGGAGGTTAGAGGGGAAATGGGAGAATGAAGAGCCGGACACTGAGGATcctctggacacaataaagaggGAAATGGATCCTGATTCTTTAGAGG GTTCTCCAGAGATGGAACCAATGTGGTTGGAAGTGAAAGTGAAGAGTGAAGAGTCAGACACTGAACATCCTGTGACCACAATAAAGATAGAGATGGATTCTGATTCTTTAGAGG GTTACTGCTCAACAGACACAGAGTTAAAAGAAGAGGAAAGTGAAAATCTGGCAGCCAGTGGTCTCTCCTATACACAGGACAATGAGCCATCACACCCAAAGAACCAGATG CTGATCCACCAGACTGTTTACCCTGATTCATCAAAGAATTTACACACAGACTGTGGAGAACATATTCAAAATGATAGTTTTGCCTCAGTCAAGAAAGTCTGTAAAGAGAAGAAGTCTGAAGATTCCTCACGTCCAAAATTTAAAAGAGAGAGGAAGACTTACACTTGTAGAGAATGCGGCAAAGAATTCCCTCTAAAAAACTCACTTCTCCGACACTATagaacccacacaggagagaaacctttctcttgtacagaatgtgggaaagaattctctGATAAAGGCATCCTTGTGAGGCACCTTagaacccacacaggagagaaaccttactCTTGTACAGAATGCGGGAACGTATTCTCTAATCAAAACCACCTTCGCGCACACcagagaatccacacaggagagaaaccttactcttgtacagaatgtgatAAGCAATTTACCCAAAAAATCACTCTTTCCAGACACATGAGAACCCACTCAGGGGAGAAATGTTTcccttgtacagaatgtgggaagcGTTTTTCTTACAGAAGTGGCCTTTCCTTACACCAGAaaatccacacaggggagaaactgTTCCCTTGTACCTATTGTGGAAAGGAATTTTCTCAAAAAGGCTCCCGTGACTCACACcagagaatccacacaggagagaaacctttctcttgtacagaatgtgggaagagCTTCTCTACTAAAAGATACCTTTGCATACACCAGAAaacccacacaggggagaaataTGCCTCGTGtgcagaatgtgggaaagaatttgCACGGAAAGGTTACCTTGTCTTACACCAGAgaatccacacaggggagaaacttTTCTCTTGCACATATTGTGGAAAGGAATTTTCTCAAAAGACTTACCTTTCCTTACACGAGAgaacccacacaggggagaaaccttacaCTTGTAGAGTATGTGGTAGAGGATTCGCTCAAAAAAGCCCCCTTGTCTCACATGAGAAAACCCACATAGGGGAGAAACATTTCGTACCTACTGAAGAGCATTTGGAAATCCACAAAGGCGAAAAAATGTTAAGTTCTACAGAATGTGCGGAAGAATTCTTTCTAGAGAACCATCTTTCCTCACACCACGAAATCCAAAGAAATAGTGACTGA